A region of the Nitrospinota bacterium genome:
AAACCTCTATAGCGAATTTTCTGGCAAATAGGTAAGCCAAGAGCAAGAATGATAGATTGCGCAACATGAAAAATTTCTTATTCAACCAGATGCCTTGGTCGCCGGCCCAGGGATAAATGTCAAGCTGGACGCCGAAGAGAAGAAATAAGAAGAAGATAAGCAGAAGCAGTGGATGCAACGAGAGCAATTCTTTTTTAATCGGTAGAATCCATTTTGCTTTTGAGAGCTGCGCGACTGCGGCCAACGCAACAACCCCCTGAAGAAGTGTAAGCCAAAACAATAATATAAATAAGAGAGAGCCCTTTTTCTCTGGCCCCCAAACGCTCTCTATCAAGACTATAAATAGAAGAGCCGAAAGAAAAACTCCTGCCAGCCTCCCTATCTTCATTTCCAACCTTTTCATTTCGGGTCTCCATCGTCAACTATGATAAGGAAGTTATTTCCGCATTCTTTTGGGGAAATGATCTTTTTGAGACTGGGAGACCTTGAAAGAATGAGAAATCCGAGAAACGTCGCCACAACACCGAAGAGGATCGTCAGTTCAAAAGCGATGATGATAAATGGGGGTATCGAGACAATGGGCTTGCCTCCGGTAATCAGCAAAGGCCATCTCAAAACCGTGTAAATAGGAAAAGCAAAGCCCGTAATGGTGCCGCTCAGGGCTCCAAAGAATGTGAAGAACTTTAACCTACTTGGACGAACTTCAAGAATTTCATCGACTTCATGAACGTGTATGGGTGACAGCACCGAAATATCCTTTTTGGGAACACCTTCGCCAACGAGGTTTTCCAATTTAGCAATAAATTCCGCTTTGTCTTTATACGAATATTCTCTGCTCACCCTGCTTGCTCCTTTATGTCTGTTATTGCTAGTACGGGCAGTAGTTTTGCAAAGAGAAGGAATAGTGTAAAAAAGATGCTGAAGCTCATTATCGTTATACCGATTTCCACAAAACTGGGAACGTACGTCCCCCAGGAGTACGGATCAAAGTCTTTGGCTAACGATGTTACAATAATGATAAATCTCTCCAGCCACATTCCGACATTGATAAAGATTGAGATAATGAAGAGAAAGACGAGGTTTGTCCGGAATCTTTTAGCAAAAAGCGGCAGGGTCACCACACAATTACAAAATACCATGAGCCAGAAAAATGGGGCGTAGTGTCCGGCTGCCCGATATGTAAACAATCTCACATCATAAATAATGCCACTATAATAGGCTATACCAAACTCTATAATGTAAGCATAGGAGACTATCAGCGATGTAAACAATAGTATTTTCGCTAGATCATCAAAATGGTCAAGGGTTATATATTTCTCTAACGAGAACATCTTCCTCATTGGGACAACCAAGGTGATCACCATCGCCGTTCCAGAAAAAATCGCTCCAGCTACGAAATATGGGGCAAAGATGGTGGTGTGCCAGCCGGGCAGAATACTCATGGCGAAATCCCACGAGACGACTGAGTGAACCGACACGACCAAGGGGGTAGCAAATGCGGCGAGGAAGAAATAGAGCCTATTGTAGTGAAGCCATTGGGAAACAGACCCTTCCCACCCGAGGGATAGAGTGCTGTAGATGGCCTTTCTCACCCCCTTGGAGAACCGTCTGACGATAGCCAGGTCGGGGATCAATCCCACGTAAAAGAAAATAACACTAACCGCAAGATATGTGCTTACGGCAAAAACATCCCAGACAAGAGGAGAGCGAAAGTTCACCCATAACTGGCGCTGATTTGGATACGGGATGAGGTAGTAAAACAACCAGGTGCGGCCAAGGTGAATTAATGGGAACATTCCCGCTACTACCAGGGCGAATAGCGTCATTGCTTCGGCGGACCTGTTAAAACTGCTTCGAAATCGGGCTCGGGTAAGGAATAGGACGGCCGAGATCAATGTGCCGGAGTGGGCAATCCCTATCCAGAATACAAAGTTTGTAATATAGACACCCCAACCAACTGGGTTTGTAATTCCTGCTACACCCATGCCTGTCATTATTTGATATCCCCAAAGAGCTAAACCTATGAGAATAAAGGATGAAGTAGTCCCCAGGGCAATCCAGTAGAGCCGGCTGGGTTTTCTCATTGCGGCAAGGACGTCTAAATCCAGCCGCTCTCGGTATTCCGGTAATTCCATTATTCCGCCATACCTCTGTCGCTCAGGTCTTTTTCGACAAGTAGTGCACCGCCGGCTCCACTCCTAAATCTTCAAATATCCGGTGGGACCGTTTTGAGTGGGCCAACTCGTACACGCGTGATTTTCGGTCTAGAATATTTCCAAAGGCGATTGCCTTCGTGGGGCAGGTCTGGGCGCACGCAGGCACGACCTCTCCATCTCGAACCTTCCTGGAGTCATCCTTAGCAAGATCCTTGGCCACTCTAATTCGTTGTACACAAAAGGTGCATTTTTCCATGATTCCCTTTGTTCTAATCGAGACCGCGGGATTCTGCATTTTATCCAGGGGCTCTGGCCAGTCCTGATCGAACCAATTGAACCGTCTCACCTTGTATGGGCAATTGTTCGCGCAATACCTTGTGCCGACGCACCTGTTGTAGATCTGCGCATTGAGCCCCTCGGGATTGTGATATGCCGCAAATACGGGGCATACCGGCTCACATGGTGCATTGTCACAATGCTGGCATAACATGGGCACCATATTTGTTCTATCGTGGGCGTCTTTATGTTGTTCGATCCTAATCCATGACATTTCTCTTCCAATTAAATGCTCTTTCTTGCCGACGATGGGAATATTGTTTTCAATGTAGCAGGCTGCAACGCATGAGGAGCAGCCGGTGCAAAGGTCTAGATCGATAGCCATTGCCCAGCGATAATCTTTATGTTCATGCTTTGCATATAGCGTAGATATTGCATGTTTAGCGTGAACAGGGTAAGGAATTACTCCCTTTCCTTCATGTGCGATCGAACCTGAAAGAATTGGCAATTTCTCGGACCGGCCGGTCTTTGAAATTTTAACACCCTCGAGGTAAGAAATGATCTCCCCGCTTCTTCTATCTGTTTGTATTAAGATTGAGTCCACCATACCTTGATGGACTGTATAAACCCCTTCCTCCAACCCTTCTTGTATTTTCACCGGCAGTTTTACAGACATCTTGGAAGAAGAAATTTGAAGCTCATCTCCATCCCTTAATTTATCCTTGCGGGCCGTCTTCTCGGATATCGATACCCACTTCCCATAAGAGATGGTTGTTACCGGGTCGGGGATTTCACTGAGCAGCGGAAGATCGGCGCTTCTGCCGTCGAACGACCGTATTGAAGGTGTGACTAGGAGGACTGGTTTCTTCATTACCTCAGGCAACTTCAAACTTTTTAAATGATCTTTCAGGCTCCCTTCCTGGAGTTTAACCTCGTCCTTGTCAGCTGTCTCTTCCAGGTACCCCTTGTTCAATATTTCTTCTATAAAGCTCTCTCCATAACTCTCTTTCCACTCATTCAATACGTATTCCTGATAGCTTGAGAACGTCTCGTCCTCACTGCTCAGCTCCATCAACTGCAGCAGAATGTCCCCTTCGGCAAGAGTATTATGTAGAGGTTTTAGAACGGGCTGAATTATCGTTTTGATATTATATCTTGGCTCGGCATCTCCCCAAGACTCCAGGGAATGAGACAGGGGGAGGATTACATCACACACTTCCATCGTCTTATTGTGCAATTCAGACATTCCGACCCTTAATTGGGCTTTCATCAGGTCATTCTTGAATGATGGGGGGAGGCTAGAGACTGGATCGGTCCTGGAGATGAAGATGACTCCAATATCTTCATCCCGGAGATCTTCTGAAAGCTCTTCGATATCGAGCATGGTTCCAACATTAGAGTAATTCTCGCCCTTGGAGAAATCGATTAGAGAACTTTTCGCCCCGGTGGCCCATTGAATCAATCCAGTTAAAACCAGCGCGTCTAAACCAGACCCCTGCCTGGCTGAGATTCCGCCCGTCAACACTAACGGGCTCTTTGCTTTATCAAAAGGCTGAGCTAATCTATTCAATCCATCGGGCGTTATCCCCGTTTTGCGCGATATTTCTTCAACCGGCAAATTAGGTATCAAGTCCAATAACTCTTGAGAAATCATCTCCCTGATGAGACCCTTTTCTTTTATATAGTTCAACAAGAAGAGAAGCAGATAAACTTCACTCCCAGGATTTAGGACAAACCTTTCGTTCGCACTCATACCTGTTAGCGAGAGGTGAGGCTCAACATGGAACCACTTAAAATTGTTCCGCCTTTTAGCCCTTGAAAATTGGTTGGAATTGTTTACTGGACTTATATAGGTCTCGAGAATGTCAGCCCCAAGCGTAAGCAGGAAATCCGCATTTTCTATATCATGCGACGGGATCTCTTTTGTCGCATAAAGAATCCCGTTGGCCTCTCGAAGCGCAGCATAGGAGTAAACCTCAAATTCGGGCAGCCTTTCTATGTCCATCTCAATAGTAAAAGTATCTATCAACTCTGAAAGAGAGCCGGTCGTTCTACCCGATAAATATACGTTTGTCTGGCCCTCGTCGTCCGATTCTTCCAACGCATCCAGAATCTTTAAATATGCTTCCTTCCATGTGGAGACTTTTAATTTGCCGCTGCCATCACGAATAAGGGGTTCTTTAAGTCTTTCTGGATGGTAGAGACGGGTCAATGACGACTGGCCCCGGATACAGAGGGTTCCATCGTTAATCGGATGCCCTGAGAGCCCTTCTAGCTTTACTGGATATCTTTCATAGCGGTTGTTGGTAGTTAGTTTTTCATGGACTTTCACCGTTAGGCCGCAATTCGCCGGACACTCGGTACAGGTCGAGTTATAAAAAGCAGGTTGCCCAGGAGCCAGGCCATCTTCTGGAGGAATCACATGGGGAATGAGTTTTTCCGTTCCTTTCTGCACACCGCATGAAGCAACGAGGGCGGTGCCTGTCGTAGCCCCGAGAAGCTTAATAAAATCCCGTCTCTTCATGTTATCCTCCAGTGATCCTTATTTATGACATGTCAAACAATCGATGGATGCCTTTTTTGATCTATGACAGGTGACACACCAACCCATGTTAAGTGAGCTGACTTGCCGGACCACGCTAACATTTTTTATTTCCCCGTGACAAGCTGAACATTCTAACCCAGCCTTGATGTGCCTCTTATGAGAGAAATAAACGTGATCGGGTAAATTATGCACTTTAATCCATGGAACAGGCTGCTTGTTATTCCAATATTTGTGTAATTTTTTTATTTCTGGTCTGTCAGTAGCGATGACACTATGGCACGACATGCATTTCTGAACCGATGGAACGCCGGCGTGTTGTGATTGCTCGACGTACGTATGGCAAAACGTACACTGAAGGCCGACTCTCGAGACGTGAATTTTATGACTAAAGGCGATAGGCTGCTGGGGCGCCTCGCTGGAAGAGAACCAACAACGTGGGTCTATCTTGCCGATGACGCCCTGTATGGGAATCTTCGGGCAGGGCGACAGCCCAGCTCCCAAGACTAGAAAGGCCAGCATTACCGGCGGCGTAAGAAGCAACAAAGGGATTAGAATTCTTTTCAACATTCTAGGCCTTTTCTAAAATGCGTATAAGCCTACTTAGAAACTTCACCCTTTAGGCGTTTTAGAATATAACTCGCAACGCCACTTGCCTCTGACCTGTTAAGACCGTAATTGGGCATTGGAGGATATCCCGGGTCCTTCTTTGTAGGGCTCTGTATAAAAACGATCAATTCATCCGGATTACTTTCATATTTCGGAAGAACCGTGTTGAAGGGGGGTCCGACCAGCTTCTTGTCATAAAGATGACAGGCCGTGCAACGGGAATTAAAGATTTTTTCCCCACCCGCCTTGTCATGAACCGCCTCCTCCGACCTCATTTTTTCCGCCTCAGCCAGCAATTTTTTCCTGGCTTCATCAGCCTGAACGACAAGATTCAAGGTGTGGTCTCTTATTGCGTTCTCGACTGTAATTTGGTCGCTAATGCTAATGACCGAAAACGCTAGAATGAACAGAATTACCACGTGAACGACTGACTTTGACTTATCGTAAAACATTAATCTCGACTTATACGACGCCCCTTCCTTATGAAGCACGGCATGAGGTCGAACACCATGTATAAGGATTCCGTACAACAAGTAAAAGATTACCACGAACAACATTATGGAAAGTGAAGTCAATGCAAAGACTTTCGCCGACAAAGCGATAACGGGCAAGGTGATCAAATTCCACACTAGCATAACCGGCAAGATCGCAATACATGCAAGAGATAGGCCTGCGCAAAACTTTCTGATGAAGGCCCCATACTCCTCGTCAATACTATCTGAGTCCTCATAGAACTCAAAAAAATAGAAGAGGGCTGCCCCGCCGGTAATTGCCAAGGAGGCAAATAAAAAAATCTTATATCTTGCTATCACACTCCAAGAAAAAAGTAGACTGTACGGGTCTGGGCGCTGAATAAAAGACCTCTTTTCAAAATCTGTTATCAAAGTCGTACCGCCGATGAAGATGAAATAGGCTCCAAAGAGAACGGCCAGGCCCAGAATACCCCAGCAAATGTGGAGTAGAAATTGCTTATCACGCTTTGGGAATGTGTGTTGATACATGTAAATAAGGACTAGGCCGAGCGCTAAAAGAAACAAGGCGGAATTGAAAAAAGTATGTATTGGTAAGCCGGAACCATAAAGAATCTGGGAAAATAGAACGGATAAGGTCATCAGAGGCAGGAGACCCAAAATCACTCCAAAGCTCTTATTGTATATGCCGGTCTCAAGCAAATCCTTGGCGAAACGAGAGTAAATGGGGTTGGGTTGCTTTTTATCCAGGATATTGAAAATGACGGACAATAACGAACTGCCTAAAAAAACACTGATGAAAGTAATATGGAGGAAGGTGACTAAGATGATAAGGTATCCGAAGAGCGTGAGTTGATTGGCAGGGGGAGGCAGAACAAGTGATTCAATGCTCGGCATTACGAGATTGCCTTTCTAGGAATAACTTCGCTTTTAAGATACGCCCAAACCGCGATGGCCTCTTAGCAAGGCCTAGGCCCTGTATTGATTCTGTTCAACGGGGTCTCGGCTAATGAGGTTTGCCTTTGCAATGTGCAAAATTCGGCCAACGGCGCTTTCCTGTCGGTTGTGTTACAATGAAACGCCCCACAACCCTTTAAATCGTGGGGCTTAAGTTGGTAGCGGGGGCAGGATTCGAACCTGCGACCTTTGGGTTATGAGCCCAACGAGCTACCTGACTGCTCCACCCCGCACCAATATTAGGCCTTATCAAATTTCCCAAGTCAATATAGCATCCTGCCCATTGCTGTCAAGAGGATTCTGGCAAAAAGGCCCTCGTGACAGAAGGCCGGTGGCCCCCATAAGGCTACCCTTTCGACCACGCCCCCCCTGCCAAAAAAGAGGCATGGTGTTGACCTATTCCGGCCGCAAATGGGAAGGAGGCTCGTCTACAAATTCGTAGACGGTCTCCCCGGGCCGAACCAGCCCAAGTTCCTCTCGCGCAATTTGCTCGATGGTAAAGGGGTCATGTTTGAGCTTATAGATCCGCTCGAGAAGCTCCTTGTTTTTCTGTTCGTAAGAGGATATTTCTTCAGACGTGGCGCTAACCTTATGCTTCAGTGAGTATACCTCCACAAGGCCTCTCTGGCCGAAGATCGTGAGCAAGACGATGAAGGCCGTGGCTGCTGCGGCCAACACGAAGACAATTTGGGGCCTTTTGGGGGGAGTAGCAGTCTGGCGGGCGCCACGCCTTTTTACCCGCCCCCTCACACTCGATTTGCCTTCGACCCGACGGGCGCGCCGAGGCCTTGTCCGGAGCTTAGACAACATACCAAATAACATAAAGGACCACCTTCCTGGCGGCCCTCCCTCTCATCCGTACTTCGTGTGCGCTCAGGGGATATTGTAAAACACCCCTTTTCCCTTGTAAAGGGCAACCTCGCCAAGGCTCTCCTCTATCCTCAGCAGCTGATTGTACTTAGCCACCCGGTCAGTCCGGCTCAGCGAGCCTGTCTTAATTTGGCCCACACCCGTAGCCACGGCAACATCGGCAATGGCCGTGTCTTCCGTCTCTCCTGAGCGGTGGCTTATAACGCATGTGTAGCGAGCGCGTCGGGCCATCTCAATGCACTCGAGAGTCTCGGTCAGGGTGCCAATTTGGTTGAGCTTAATGAGGATGGAATTAGCGATGCCCTGGGCAATTCCCTCTTGGAAGATTTTAGTGTTGGTAACGAAAATGTCATCTCCGACGATTTGAACCTTATCGGCCAGCCGCCTAGTAAGGAGCTTCCAGCCTTCCCAATCGCTCTCGGCCAGACCGTCCTCAATGGATATGATGGGATAGCGAGAGACCCAATGGGCGTAGAGTTCCACCAAGGCCTCGGAACTCATTACGGGCTCCTTCTCGGCCGGGAGCCGGTAGGCGCCCTCTCCCTGATAGAGCTCACTGGCCGCCGCATCGATAGCCAATACGATGTCCTCGCCTGGACGGTAACCCGCCCTCTCGATGCCCTGCAGAAGCAACTCAACGGCCTCGGTATTGCTCTGAAGGTTGGGTGCGAACCCGCCCTCGTCACCTACGGCCGTCTGGTAGCCCTTCTCCTTCAGAACGACCCTAAGGTGGTGGAAAGTCTCGGCTCCCATGCGCAGCGCCTCTGAAAAGGTGCTCGCACCGATCGGCATAATCATAAACTCCTGGATATCGACGTTGTTGTCCGCATGGGCGCCTCCATTGAGAACGTTCATCTGGGGCACCGGCAACTCATTTGCGTCCACCCCCCCTAAGTACCGGAAAAGCTCTTGTCCTTGTTCCCCGGCGGCCGCCCTGGCGACAGCAAGCGAGACCCCCAGAATGGCGTTTGCCCCCAAGCGGCCCTTGTTATCCGTACCGTCCAGATCGATCATGAGTCGGTCTATGTGGGCCTGGTCTGAGCAGTCGAGCCCCAAAATCTCTTTGGCGATGACTTCGGTGACGTTCTCGACGGCCTTCCTCACACCCTTGCCAAGATAGCGCTCCTTATCGCCATCGCGTAGCTCCACAGCCTCCCTCTCCCCGGTAGAGGCGCCCGAGGGAACAGCCGCCCGTCCGAGGAAACCTCCCTCGACCAGGACATCAACCTCGACGGTGGGGTTCCCGCGTGAGTCGAGAATCTCCCGGGCGGTGACAGCGATAATCTCGCCCACAATGCTTATCCTCCCCAAGTGGGTAGCTACAGGGAACCTGCAGCATGATGTTCCACTACTTCGATGAGGCCACCTCACGGTAGGCTTCGGAGGCGGCCTCTACGGTGGCCTCAATATCATCCTCTGTGTGGGCCGACGATACGAAGCCCGCTTCGAACTGGCTAGGCGCCAGGTTGACCCCCCCCGCCAACATCGACCGGAAGAAGCGGCCGAATGCGGCCGTGTCGCTGTGGAGAGCCGTCTTGTAGTCGTAGATCTCTTGGTCCGAAAAATAGCAGCAAAACATCGAGCCTGCGCGGTTGAATGTGAGCTCAAGGCCGGCCTTTCGGCTGGCTTCCTCCAGGCCTGAAACCAGGATTGCACTTATATCTTCCAGTCGTTGGTAGAAGCCCTGCTGCCGGCAGAGCTTTAGCGTCTCGATGCCAGCAGTCATGGCCAGGGGATTGCCTGAGAGAGTGCCGGCCTGGTAGATGGGGCCCTCCGGGGCAATCATCTCCATCAGCTCACGACGACCCCCGTAGGCGCCTACGGGGAGCCCCCCCCCAATGACTTTTCCAAGGCAGGTGAGATCGGGGGTCACGGAGTAGAGCTCTTGAGCACCGCCATAGTTCAAGCGAAAACCCGTCATAACCTCGTCAAATATAAGCAACGCACCGTGAGCGGCCGTTAGCTCTCCCAGGCCCTCGAGGAAACCTTTCTCCGGGAGTACACAGCCCATGTTGCCAGCTACGGGCTCAACGATGACGCATGCAATCTCGCCCCCCTCGGCCGCAAAGACATCTGCGACGGCGCCGATATCGTTGAACTCAAGGGAAATGGTGTTACGAGCATAGTCCATCGGAACCCCAGGGCTGGTGGGGACTCCCACCGTCGTGGCCCCGCTTCCCGCTTCAACCAGAAGGCCGTCGGCATGGCCATGATAGCAGCCGGCGAACTTGATAATCTTGTCCCGCCCCGTCGCACCCCTGGCAAGCCGGATGGCGCTCATGGTCGCCTCAGTGCCGGAGTTCACCATACGGACCATCTCAATGGAGGGCACCGCCTCCACAACCATCTCGGCCAGGGTGACCTCGAGAACCGTCGGGGCGCCGTAGCTCATCCCCCGCTCCACGGCGGCCTTGAGGGCATCCACGATCTGGGGGTGAGCGTGGCCCACAATCATTGGGCCCCAGCTGCCGACGTAGTCTATGTAGGCGTTGCCATCGGCATCGAAGAGGCGGCTTCCCTCGGCCCGAGAGATAAAGCGTGGCTCGCTCCCGACGGCCTTAAATGCCCTCACGGGGCTGTTGACCCCTCCCGGGATCAGCTCCCGCGCCTGGGCAAACAACCGATTGGAAATTTCAGAAGCCATCGCCAAGGAGTAGCCCTCAGAGATACTTGCCGATGAGCAGCCCGAGAGATTCCCTAGTGGCCGGAGGAATGAGGTCCGCGGGAGTCATGATGGCGTGCTTGAGCGCCTCGGAACAAGGGCAGGTTCGTTCGATGGGAAAGCGGGAGACGGCCTCTTTGATGATGTTATGGGCGGTGGAGACGTTCTTTCGGACCGTCTCCAAAACCACTTCAATGGTCACATCCTCTTCACCTTCGTGCCAGCAGTCGTAGTCGGTGCAAAGCGCGATCGTAGCGTAGCAAATCTCAGCCTCTCGGGCTAGGCGGGCCTCAGGGAGGTTGGTCATCCCGATGACGTCCACTCCCCAGGAGCGAAAGACCCGGCTCTCAGCGCGAGTCGAGAACTGAGGCCCCTCGATGCAGACGTATGTGCCGCCGTCGTGTACGGTGGCTCCAGCCGCCGAGGCGGCCTCGGCGAGGACGGGGCGAAGAGTGGGGCAGATCGGGTCCGCGAAGGTTATGTGTCCCGCCACACCGTCTCCGAAGAAGGTGCTCGGACGCTCGCGGGTTCGGTCAAAGAACTGATCGATGATGACAATGTGGCCGGGCTCAATTTCTTCTCGCATGCTGCCGACGGCGCTGACGGAGATAATCCACTCTACGCCCAGCTGCTTCATGCCGTAGATGTTGGCCCGATAGTTGAGATCGGATGGCAATATACGGTGGCCGCGGCCGTGGCGCGGCAAAAAGACCAACTCGACGTCCCCAATCTCCCCGATGAGGTAACGATCTGAGGGAAGGCCAAAAGGGGTGTCGACGGTGACTTCTTCTTTGGCACGGAGCCCTTCCATCTCGTACAGTCCGCTACCCCCAATGACGCCTATCCGTGCTGTCGTCATAGCAAACTCCTGAGATGAAAGGATGTTGTTGAGCAGGCCCGGTGGCGCCCCTTTATAACACCGCCCCAGGGGCTAATCAAGGCTCCGTCCCCGCCCAGGAGGGTGCGCCTCAGGCCTGAATCAGGTGTTCGGCGATCTGAACTGCATTGAGGGCAGCCCCTTTTCGGAGGTTATCGGCGACGATCCACAGATCGAGGCCGTTTGCAATGGAGGGGTCTTCCCGAATGCGCCCTACGAATACCAAGTCCTGGCCGGCAACGTCAATGGCCAAGGGGTAGGAGTTAGAGGGGGGGTCATCTACGACCAAAACACCGGGCGCCCGCGAGAGGATTTCGCGGCACTGCTCGGCAGTCAACTTGTAGGCGGTCTCCAGGTTCACCGACTCCGAATGGCCGTAAAAGACAGGCACGCGCGCGGCAGTGACGGTCACCCGAATGGAATCGTCCCCCATGATCTTCTTGGTT
Encoded here:
- a CDS encoding DUF3341 domain-containing protein — translated: MSREYSYKDKAEFIAKLENLVGEGVPKKDISVLSPIHVHEVDEILEVRPSRLKFFTFFGALSGTITGFAFPIYTVLRWPLLITGGKPIVSIPPFIIIAFELTILFGVVATFLGFLILSRSPSLKKIISPKECGNNFLIIVDDGDPK
- the nrfD gene encoding polysulfide reductase NrfD: MELPEYRERLDLDVLAAMRKPSRLYWIALGTTSSFILIGLALWGYQIMTGMGVAGITNPVGWGVYITNFVFWIGIAHSGTLISAVLFLTRARFRSSFNRSAEAMTLFALVVAGMFPLIHLGRTWLFYYLIPYPNQRQLWVNFRSPLVWDVFAVSTYLAVSVIFFYVGLIPDLAIVRRFSKGVRKAIYSTLSLGWEGSVSQWLHYNRLYFFLAAFATPLVVSVHSVVSWDFAMSILPGWHTTIFAPYFVAGAIFSGTAMVITLVVPMRKMFSLEKYITLDHFDDLAKILLFTSLIVSYAYIIEFGIAYYSGIIYDVRLFTYRAAGHYAPFFWLMVFCNCVVTLPLFAKRFRTNLVFLFIISIFINVGMWLERFIIIVTSLAKDFDPYSWGTYVPSFVEIGITIMSFSIFFTLFLLFAKLLPVLAITDIKEQAG
- a CDS encoding 4Fe-4S dicluster domain-containing protein; translation: MKRRDFIKLLGATTGTALVASCGVQKGTEKLIPHVIPPEDGLAPGQPAFYNSTCTECPANCGLTVKVHEKLTTNNRYERYPVKLEGLSGHPINDGTLCIRGQSSLTRLYHPERLKEPLIRDGSGKLKVSTWKEAYLKILDALEESDDEGQTNVYLSGRTTGSLSELIDTFTIEMDIERLPEFEVYSYAALREANGILYATKEIPSHDIENADFLLTLGADILETYISPVNNSNQFSRAKRRNNFKWFHVEPHLSLTGMSANERFVLNPGSEVYLLLFLLNYIKEKGLIREMISQELLDLIPNLPVEEISRKTGITPDGLNRLAQPFDKAKSPLVLTGGISARQGSGLDALVLTGLIQWATGAKSSLIDFSKGENYSNVGTMLDIEELSEDLRDEDIGVIFISRTDPVSSLPPSFKNDLMKAQLRVGMSELHNKTMEVCDVILPLSHSLESWGDAEPRYNIKTIIQPVLKPLHNTLAEGDILLQLMELSSEDETFSSYQEYVLNEWKESYGESFIEEILNKGYLEETADKDEVKLQEGSLKDHLKSLKLPEVMKKPVLLVTPSIRSFDGRSADLPLLSEIPDPVTTISYGKWVSISEKTARKDKLRDGDELQISSSKMSVKLPVKIQEGLEEGVYTVHQGMVDSILIQTDRRSGEIISYLEGVKISKTGRSEKLPILSGSIAHEGKGVIPYPVHAKHAISTLYAKHEHKDYRWAMAIDLDLCTGCSSCVAACYIENNIPIVGKKEHLIGREMSWIRIEQHKDAHDRTNMVPMLCQHCDNAPCEPVCPVFAAYHNPEGLNAQIYNRCVGTRYCANNCPYKVRRFNWFDQDWPEPLDKMQNPAVSIRTKGIMEKCTFCVQRIRVAKDLAKDDSRKVRDGEVVPACAQTCPTKAIAFGNILDRKSRVYELAHSKRSHRIFEDLGVEPAVHYLSKKT
- a CDS encoding cytochrome c3 family protein, with amino-acid sequence MLKRILIPLLLLTPPVMLAFLVLGAGLSPCPKIPIQGVIGKIDPRCWFSSSEAPQQPIAFSHKIHVSRVGLQCTFCHTYVEQSQHAGVPSVQKCMSCHSVIATDRPEIKKLHKYWNNKQPVPWIKVHNLPDHVYFSHKRHIKAGLECSACHGEIKNVSVVRQVSSLNMGWCVTCHRSKKASIDCLTCHK
- a CDS encoding septum formation initiator family protein, coding for MRGRVKRRGARQTATPPKRPQIVFVLAAAATAFIVLLTIFGQRGLVEVYSLKHKVSATSEEISSYEQKNKELLERIYKLKHDPFTIEQIAREELGLVRPGETVYEFVDEPPSHLRPE
- the eno gene encoding phosphopyruvate hydratase, whose product is MGEIIAVTAREILDSRGNPTVEVDVLVEGGFLGRAAVPSGASTGEREAVELRDGDKERYLGKGVRKAVENVTEVIAKEILGLDCSDQAHIDRLMIDLDGTDNKGRLGANAILGVSLAVARAAAGEQGQELFRYLGGVDANELPVPQMNVLNGGAHADNNVDIQEFMIMPIGASTFSEALRMGAETFHHLRVVLKEKGYQTAVGDEGGFAPNLQSNTEAVELLLQGIERAGYRPGEDIVLAIDAAASELYQGEGAYRLPAEKEPVMSSEALVELYAHWVSRYPIISIEDGLAESDWEGWKLLTRRLADKVQIVGDDIFVTNTKIFQEGIAQGIANSILIKLNQIGTLTETLECIEMARRARYTCVISHRSGETEDTAIADVAVATGVGQIKTGSLSRTDRVAKYNQLLRIEESLGEVALYKGKGVFYNIP
- the hemL gene encoding glutamate-1-semialdehyde 2,1-aminomutase, giving the protein MASEISNRLFAQARELIPGGVNSPVRAFKAVGSEPRFISRAEGSRLFDADGNAYIDYVGSWGPMIVGHAHPQIVDALKAAVERGMSYGAPTVLEVTLAEMVVEAVPSIEMVRMVNSGTEATMSAIRLARGATGRDKIIKFAGCYHGHADGLLVEAGSGATTVGVPTSPGVPMDYARNTISLEFNDIGAVADVFAAEGGEIACVIVEPVAGNMGCVLPEKGFLEGLGELTAAHGALLIFDEVMTGFRLNYGGAQELYSVTPDLTCLGKVIGGGLPVGAYGGRRELMEMIAPEGPIYQAGTLSGNPLAMTAGIETLKLCRQQGFYQRLEDISAILVSGLEEASRKAGLELTFNRAGSMFCCYFSDQEIYDYKTALHSDTAAFGRFFRSMLAGGVNLAPSQFEAGFVSSAHTEDDIEATVEAASEAYREVASSK
- the mtnP gene encoding S-methyl-5'-thioadenosine phosphorylase, which encodes MTTARIGVIGGSGLYEMEGLRAKEEVTVDTPFGLPSDRYLIGEIGDVELVFLPRHGRGHRILPSDLNYRANIYGMKQLGVEWIISVSAVGSMREEIEPGHIVIIDQFFDRTRERPSTFFGDGVAGHITFADPICPTLRPVLAEAASAAGATVHDGGTYVCIEGPQFSTRAESRVFRSWGVDVIGMTNLPEARLAREAEICYATIALCTDYDCWHEGEEDVTIEVVLETVRKNVSTAHNIIKEAVSRFPIERTCPCSEALKHAIMTPADLIPPATRESLGLLIGKYL